The Spirosoma oryzicola region CGACAATGAGGGCACTGCACCCGACTCCGATACCCAGTCCTCGGCTGCCAGTGAGTCCGGCAACCGCACGTCTGAAGAAGGCCCGCGTTCACCAAACGAACCTGCCGAAGGTGGGGATGTGGATGTGTAGGTAGTTTACGATTTTCGGCTTATAATTTTACGAGATACGCAGTTCTTACCAGCAAACTGCTACCCGTGAATTATAAGCCGAAATTGCTTTATTGCTGACTGATTACCGACAGAAGCGTCTGGCATTTCATTTCAGTTTCCTGCCATTCGAGCTGAGGTACTGAATGCTCTGTCAGTCCGGCACCCGCGTAGAGCGTAGCTACGTTTCCTTCCAGCTTCATGCAGCGGATATGCACGAACAGATCGCTGGCCGGTCCTTCGTTATTGGTGTTAATATTGACCGGACCTACAAAGCCACTGTAAAGTTCGCGGTCGTGGGTTTCGTGTTGATTGATAAAGTCGAAGGCAATGTCGCGGGGAGTTCCACAAACCGCCGATGTCGGGTGCAGTAACCGAAGCATTACCGTTCCAAGTTGTGGATAACGAACGGCCTGCGTATCGACCGTAAAGCTCGTTGCCAGGTGCATCAGATTCCCGGCTATAATTGTTTTCGGGCCTTCTTCCTGATACTCCCGCAGACGGATTTTTTTAAAGCATTCGATGATGTAGCGGCTTACCAACGCCTGCTCTTCAATTTCTTTCTGCGACCACATCGCTTCGGGTGGCCGTTTAGGCGTTCCGTCCGGTTCAAACGCCGATTGCGTTCCCGCCAGTGAGTTGGTTCTGAAAATGCCGTTCGCGTCCACGCTTACGAGCCGTTCGGGAGTGGCGCTTATCCAGATCTGACCTTTCTCGGGGATGGATACCGCCGAAATAAAGGCAGTAGGGTACTTCTGACACAGTTTGTCAAATAACTGAACGGCATTCGGCGCGTCCGCAAAAAGTAAGCGCTTTGTTCGGGAGAGCACTACTTTCCGAAATTCTCCGCGCTGCATGGCCTCGACTGCTTTGGCAACATTGGTCGTGTAGTGCTTTTCCGCTTCGGGATCGACCAGCGCCGTGGGGGCCACCAGGGCTGATTGGGCCGTGCTATTCGTGTCAAACTGCTCAATAAGCAATTTTTGAAATCGATCCGCTATTTCGCCATTGTTGTTTACGGAGAAAGATTGGTTATCGTCTGAAAAACGAGCCTGAACATCAGCGCGTAGAAACAATGTCCGGCTGGGAGTAGCCGTGTCGGTGTTTAGATTGTCAAATGGGCCAACAAGGAAACCGGCGGGCAGCTCTTCAAGATCGGCTGAGACCTGCGGTAAGATTTCGTCAAAAGACACAATCAATTGTTTTTCCTGCTGGTTGGGTAAGCGCCAAAGGGCTGCGGGCAAACCTAAGGCACGGGAAGTTTCCCAAAAATCAACAGGGTTAAGCCGACGTTCGGTGGATTGCGTACTCGGAACTTCTATACGAACAGAATCAGATTGCATAATCAACGACCAACCGGATTAGTGGCGGTTGTTGATATAACAGTTTGTGAGGAAAATTTGTGCGAAATAGAATAAAACTGTTGTAGTCTTTTGTGGCAGAAGCTGTAACGAATGTCAAGTAGTCTAAAACAAAGGTACTTGTGTTCGCCAGGCGTCTTGTCAGCAAACCGATATCGGAAAGCAGACAGGTTAGTTTTGCTCTTTGAATTCCAGTATCATACCGTTTATACGGGAGCTGGCGGGAGCTGTTCCGTTAAATTCCGCTACTACAGAGCCGTCGGTTGAATAAGTGCCACCTGTGTTATTGCGGAGGTAAATGCGCTGGCCGCTAGGCTGGTACAAAGCCGTGATCTTGTATTGACCGATAGGAATGTCGGGAAAGCGGGCAAACTCATCCGTGCCCCGTGGGCCACAATGCACGGTTTCGGGCTGGGCCGTTGAGCCGTCAATGCGCGGGCTAATGGGGGTAAACGTAAAGGCGATGTTCTCGATATCTGTTATCTGGCTCGATTCGTTTTGCGTTATCTTTACTTCTCCGCCGTAATACTGGTTAGGCTGGTTGGCTTTGGGGCCGTAAAGCCGCCATTCGAAATTACAGACAACGCCATCCTGACCCGTAAATACTTCGGGATGATCAGGATGAAGCATTAACTGAAATCGACGTCCGTGGTAGATTCGCTCTAGTTCCGCCGACATTTTCCAGGCGCCAGCCGGGATTTTTATTCGGTAATTGCCATTGGTATCGGTTGTACCAACCAGCCGCTTGTGGTCGCTAAGGGTGCTGGTGGCGCTGATTACAGCGTCGGGAATTGGGTTACCCCGCATGTCGAGAACCTTCCCGACCGCATAGCCAGCATCGGAGCCCGGCGCGTAGCCGTTCTGTGTTTTACAGCCTGCAACGAAAAGAAAAAGGGGTAGTGTCAGTAGAAAGATTGTCTTTTTCATGCGTTGGTCGAGTGGTATGCATTCGTCGGAATCAAGCGCTGTTCCGGCAACAGATTAGACTACTCTTTTTCTCTACACAAAGCTATCGTCGTCAATCAGGCAGGAAAGGGGAAATTGTATGAACTGTAGATATTGACGTATGAAGTGTAGAAATAGTGGTTCGACCAATTGCATCACTTTCCCATCCAGTCTTTGAACGGCGTCAGTTTTTCCCGACTGACGATTACGTCTTTATCAATAACTGGCTTGAGCTGAACCGCCAGCCGATTCCCAAAATAAGGCTGAATCTGATCGACGCTACCGACGGACACCAGAAACGACCGGTTGATTCGGAAAAACTGACTTGGGTTGAGCATCGTCTCCAGTTCGTCGAGTGTGTAATCGATGGCTATCTTTCGTCCATCAACCGTTTTGAACTGGTTCATTTTGTTATCACTGAAAAAGTAAGCGATCTGCTGCGTATCGACTGCGATGAGTTTGTGTGCGTAGGTTACCAGAAACCGCTGCCGGTACTCTCTGGGCTGTAGCTGCTGCTGAATTTGCTGCACCAGTTTCTCAACACTCAGCGGATGCTCCGCACGGATCGATTGGTAATGCGCCTTCAAGCGATGAAACTTTTCCAGAGCGGCCTGCAATTCATCGGCCTGAACGGGTTTCAGCAAGTAATCGATGCTATTGACCTTAAAAGCTTTTATGGCGTACTCGTCGTAAGAAGTCGTAAAAATGACCGTGCATGTCACGTCGATTTCGTTGAAAATCTGAAAGCTTTGTCCGTCAGCTAATTCAATGTCCATCAGGATCAGATCCGGAGCATCCGGCTGACCGGGTTCGTTTGATCGGAGCCAGGCCACAGTTTCCCAGATGCTGCTCGTAACACCGACGACAGTTGCCCCTGGCTCAACGGACGTAAGCGTTTTTGTAAGCTTTTTGGCCGCCATTTCTTCATCTTCGACAATCAGAATTTTCATAGAAAGACTGGTTTGGGTAGGGTGGTCGATGGAGACAAACGGACTAACCGGTCATAAGTGGAACCGTAACCGCAAACTCAAGCTCGGTTTCTTCGACGGTTATCTCGCGTTGGTTCAGGAGTCGGAATTTTGCCGCGATATTAGCCAGTCCGATCCGCGTTGATGGTACGTTTTGAACCTTCTTTTGCAGGTTGTTTTTCACCGTAAGCAGACCGTCGGGCCGAGTGATGATCTGGACGGTCAACGGTTGCGTTTTGTGGATGATGTTATGCTTGACCGCGTTTTCAAGCAGGAGCTGCAAGGTTAACGAAGGCAGCAGATACGCTTCAAAACGGGGCTCGATGGCTAACTGTAAATGTAGACTGTCGCCATAGCGGGTTTTAAGCAAATGAAAATATGAGCGAATAAACTGCATTTCGGTAGCCAGGTTTGTCAACTCATTCTCGTTGTTCCGCAACAGATAGCGATATACTTTACTGAGTTCGTCGAGAAATTTTTCGGCCTGCTTTGCATCATCGCCGATCAGGTATGACAGCGTATTCAGGCTGTTAAACAGAAAATGCGGGCTAACCTGCTGTTTCAAGCTTTCAAGCTGAGTCTGTAGATTTTCTTTCTTAAGCGCTTCCGTTTCTTTTTCTGCTTTTATGAGTCGAGCGAAATAATAAGCCGCTTCCTGAACGCCTACAATTAAGACGCAGTAAATCAATGCGCCGGGGATGCTGTTGATGTACGAGGTTAGCGGATAAGGAGCGTGGTAGCCAGTGCTATTGACAACAAACATGTCCAGCCAGTCAACCAGCACAGAGGCTACCCAACAAACCGGAAGCACCAACAGGATACGCTTTTTAGTCTCGGAAAGAAGCGGAAACCAGTTGCGGAAGCGTACCAGTATCCAGCGATTAACTTCCCAGGTTATCGTCGTTAGTACCAGAAATTCAAGCACGGCCTTGACCGTTGCCAGGCCAAAGGAATGGACAAACGTTTGTGCTGAATACAGATCAAGCAGTAACAGCAGGCTGATACCACTGATGCGTACCCATCGATCATCAACTGGTTTTAAAGGATGGTTGGTCAAGAAAATTAGCTCATAGTTGATCCGAAATAAGTAGCAATGATCCTGACAGCCAAACACATTCTGGTTGGATTGATGAAAAACGGGGATGAACTGTCACTGGTGGCTGAACAGTTGCCAACTCTTTGCACGATGTAGCGGTAAACCGTCACCAAACCGCCGTACAAAAGCACGCATTTGGAAGGCACCAATCACCAATTGAACGAGCGCTTTCCCCGGTTCAGCCTGGTTTGACTTTCCGTTCGTCAACGGGTGGTTCATCTTTGTTTGCCCGGATTCGTATTGGCTACAGACAACCATCTACCGGAGCGGACTCTTTTATGAACAAACTAATCATTTTTGCGCTCATCGTTTGGGCTACACACCGAAAAGCTCATGGCCAATCGGCTGTGCCGACACTAGCTACCGATTTTCAGTCGCTGGTGGAAGCCGAACGAGCGTTTGCTGCCTATACGGAACAGGAAGGTATCAAAGCTGGATTTTCCCGGTTTTTGTCGCCGGAAGCTGTCGTTGTCGTACAGGGAAAGTTTGCCATCGGTAAGCCATTGTACGAAAAAGCGCCTTTCATCCCCGGCATTCTATCGTGGCGACCGGTTTATGCCGACATTGCTGCTTCGGGCGATTTTGGCTACACGACCGGACCCTTCGAAGTACGCGCTACAAGCAAAACAGATACGCCGACCGGCTTTGGTCATTACACGACCGTCTGGCAGAAGAATGACGCGGGCGTTTGGGAAGCCATCGCCGATGTGGGAGTGATCCACGACGCGCCCAGGCAAACCATCGCCCATCTGATTCCCCCGGCTACGTTCAACCAGAAATTACTGGAAAAAGTCGATACGCTTTCGCGACAGACCGAACTACAAATCGCCGAGCAAAAACTAGGGCAACTGGCTCGAAACTATTCGTTACAGGCGGCCTATGACTATGCGCTAGCCGGTGGTCAGGCTGTTCGGCTTTATCGGGCTGGTGACCTTCCAGTTACTGGAGCTGATGCCTCAGCGAATCGCGAAACCGCGACAGCTATCTATACGCTTAGTCGCGTTGCTGTGGCATCGTCCGGCGATATGGGTATTGCGTATGGATACGTCGAATATCAACAGAAAAAAGGGCCTTTTCTGCGGATCTGGAAGCGCCAGTCCGACTCATCCTGGAAGGTTGTGCACGAAGTACTGGATTTGTAACGCAGACATCCTATCCGTATTACGTCTAGCAGCGTATGTCTTTCAGCATCAGTTGCAAAGAAACGTTGCCATTGTAAACGTTTTGTTCTACCTGATAACAGATGGAGAACGGTTTACCGTACCGAAGCTGATCGGCCATGTGTCCGAAGCCGAATCCAACCCCCGTCAGTGTATGACCAGTCCGACCCTGGCGCACGCTGATCTTCAGGTGCTTTTCTTTCATGATAACCGGATCGCTGACCAGATACACATCCTCCGTCATAAACACCGGCTGCATGTTGTGCGGACCAAACGGACCCATTTGTCTCAGAATCCTGAAAAGTTTGTCGTTGATCTCGCTGAAATCGATGGGCAGATCAATATCGATCAGGGGGGTTAGGTGTTCCTCCTTGATCTTACGCGATACCACTTCCTCAAATTTCTGACGAAACGCGTCAATGTTGTCTACCGGCATGGTCATTCCGGCAGCAAAAGTATGGCCTCCAAACTGTTCCAGTAAGTCGGCGCATTCTTCAATGGCTTCGTACACATCAAAACCCGGCACCGAGCGCGCCGATCCGGCAGCCTTGTCGTGCGATTGAGTTAGTATGATGGTTGGTCGGTGAAAATGTTCAATGCAGCGCGACGCCACGATGCCAATGACACCCTTATGCCAGTTGGCATCGTAGAGCACAGTCGTCTTGGCTGTCAACATGGTTTCGTTTTGCCGAATCATCGACAAAGCCTGTTCCGTAATCGTGCTGTCGAATTCGCGTCGGCTGTTGTTGTGCTTATTAATCGCCATTGCAAACGCATCGGCTTCTTCTTCTGATTCGGCCAGCAAAAGTTGGACAGCCGCTTTGGCGTGTTGAATTCGTCCGGCGGCATTGATCCGGGGACCTAATCCGAAGACCACATTGGTGATGTCCAGTTCCCGCGAAAAACCGGCTATTTTGATCAGAGCTTTCAAGCCCGTGCGTGGACTCGAATTGATGTATTTCAAGCCAAAATACGCCAGTACGCGATTTTCGCCCGTCAGCGGTACAATGTCGGAGGCAATACTGACCGCTACCAGATCGAGGTACGGGTAGAGTTCGCCCAGATCAATCTGCTGACGCAGGCAGAAAGCGTGCAGTAATTTAAAACCAACACCGCAGCCACTCAGTTCTTTATAAGGATACGCACAGTCGTCACGCTTAGGGTCTAGTACAGCCGCTGCATCAGGAATGTCGAGGCCGGGGCGGTGGTGGTCGCAGATGATGAAGTCAACGCCGAGTGCTTTAGCTTCGGCTACCCGATCAATCGATTTGATACCGCAGTCAAGGGCAATGATCAGGGTAAAACCGTTTTCGGCGGCCCACTGAATACCTTGCTGCGAAATGCCGTACCCTTCTTTGTAACGATCCGGTATGTAATAATCGATGGCGGAGTGGTAGTTTTTCAGAAAACCATAAACCATGGCTACCGATGTGGTACCGTCAACGTCGTAGTCGCCATAGACGAGAATCTTTTCCGGCTGTTCGGGGCGCATTGCCCGTTGCAGCCGCTTGACAGCCCGGTCCATGTCCTTCATAGCGAAGGGGTCATGGAGGTGGCCGATTTCGGGCCGGAAAAAGGAACGGGCTTCGTCGAAGGTATGAATACCACGTTGCACCAGCAGTGCCGCCAGGAAGGGGCTGACGTTGAGCGACTGTGTCAATGATTCAATCGCCGACCGCTGTTCCGCCGAACTGGGGAAGTTTTTGGAGATCCATCGTTTTTGCGGAGGTGGCGGCTGGGCTATCATAATTGCAAGTTAAATCCGTTTTTACAAAAACACTGTATCTATGCTCATTTTGCTTTCGGCTTTAAGCCTTTTTATGTCTGGTGGAGAACCGGTCAAATCGCCTAAAAAGGCTAATCTACAAGTTGACATACAGAACGTCCGCACCATGAAAGGTGATGTGTACGTGGCCTTGTTCAACGCCAAGAATGCGTTCCCGGAAGGGAAGCCGCTGGAAGGGAAAAAGCTGGAAGTCAAAGAAAAGAGCGTACACACAACGTTTTCTGTCGATCCGGGCGACTACGCCATCGCTGTGTACCACGACGAGAATGGAAACGGAAAAATGGATAAGCGCGTGTTTGGCATCCCCAAAGAGCCTTACGGGTTTAGTAATAATTTCCGACCAACCATGTCAGCCCCAAAATTCAGCGACTGTCAATTCAGCGTCGGTGACGGGGGTAAGTCAATCAGTATTAAGCTGAATTAAAGGGTGTAAGATCACCTCTGGCTGCAAAAAAATCTGATCTTTCTGCTTTAGTGTACGCTATTTATCTCTTTCTTTAAGGTGCTTAACGTCATACTATGTTCTTATGATCGTTTCTATCTCGATCAAGTCGTAGCGTAACGTTAGGCCCTTACTGAAAGTGTATTCGTGAAAATCTTCCCCATCAGGCGAAACAAGCCTGTTTTCTGCCTTCGAAAGCATTCTATTCTGCTTAGGTAAAGACCCGTTGGTACTATTTACCCGACGCATATTCCATCCGTAACTTTTTGTCTATATCCATAATGCGTAAATCGTTTACCCTTTTTTTCCTCTTTATCGTACTCGTTAGTGCCTGCCGTAAAGCGGACGACCCGCAACCTGATCAGCCCCCTGTTAATCGAGCTCCAGCCGCCTTTTCGGTATCGGCTAAACAGGCTGCGGTCGATGCTGATGTAATCCTGACCTGGACCAAAGCCAAAGACCCCGATGGTGACCCGGTTACCTACGCAGTGGTCTGGAAAGACACGCTGGCCAAAAACCTGACCGATACCACGTACACGCTCAAGAATGTGGGCTACACGGCTGTGCTGAGCGGTACCGTCGTGGCTACCGACAGCAAAAAAGCGACCACTACGGCTGTTTTTAGTTTTACGACCGGTGCCTATCCGTACTCTGCCATTCCCGACGCCAATTTTGAGAAAGCCCTGATCGAGCTTGGAATTGATGATGTTCAGGATGGAAAAGTACTGACTGCCAATGCGCAGAAGGTGACACAGCTTAACTTATCATCAAAAGGAATCAAAAGCCTGCAAGGTATCGAGGTCTTTTCCAATCTGACTATACTGGGTCTTCCGGCCAATAGTCTGACCACACTGGATATTAGTAAAAACACGGCGTTGACCGTACTGGATTGCTCGTTTAATCAGCTAACGGCGTTAGACGTCAGCAAAAACACCCTGCTGGTGGAGTTGAATTGCAGCAGCGACCATCTGACCTCGTTAGACCTCAGTAACAATTCAAAGCTGACAAAACTTAGCTGTGGTACCGATGCCATCGTTTCACCGGGTATTAACCTGACCTCGTTAGACCTCAGTAAGAACCCAGCGTTGACCTACCTTTCGTTTGGAGGTAGCCGTGTAGGCTCGGTAGATGTCAGCAAAAACACCGCATTGACTTACCTGGATTGTAGTAGTCTAGGCTCACTGGATGTTAGCAAAAATACGGCACTAACGTACCTGTATTGCAGCGGTCTAAGTTCATTGGATGTCAGCAACAACACGGCGCTTACCTATCTATCCTGTGGGTACGGGACCCTAGCTACGCTGGATGTCAGTAAAAACGGGGCGCTGGAGAGGCTGGAATGTAGTCGTACCAATCTAGCCGCGTTGGATGTCAGTAAGAATCCCAAATTAACTCGCCTGTATTGTGCTGGGAATAA contains the following coding sequences:
- a CDS encoding isochorismate synthase, with the protein product MQSDSVRIEVPSTQSTERRLNPVDFWETSRALGLPAALWRLPNQQEKQLIVSFDEILPQVSADLEELPAGFLVGPFDNLNTDTATPSRTLFLRADVQARFSDDNQSFSVNNNGEIADRFQKLLIEQFDTNSTAQSALVAPTALVDPEAEKHYTTNVAKAVEAMQRGEFRKVVLSRTKRLLFADAPNAVQLFDKLCQKYPTAFISAVSIPEKGQIWISATPERLVSVDANGIFRTNSLAGTQSAFEPDGTPKRPPEAMWSQKEIEEQALVSRYIIECFKKIRLREYQEEGPKTIIAGNLMHLATSFTVDTQAVRYPQLGTVMLRLLHPTSAVCGTPRDIAFDFINQHETHDRELYSGFVGPVNINTNNEGPASDLFVHIRCMKLEGNVATLYAGAGLTEHSVPQLEWQETEMKCQTLLSVISQQ
- a CDS encoding carboxypeptidase-like regulatory domain-containing protein; amino-acid sequence: MKKTIFLLTLPLFLFVAGCKTQNGYAPGSDAGYAVGKVLDMRGNPIPDAVISATSTLSDHKRLVGTTDTNGNYRIKIPAGAWKMSAELERIYHGRRFQLMLHPDHPEVFTGQDGVVCNFEWRLYGPKANQPNQYYGGEVKITQNESSQITDIENIAFTFTPISPRIDGSTAQPETVHCGPRGTDEFARFPDIPIGQYKITALYQPSGQRIYLRNNTGGTYSTDGSVVAEFNGTAPASSRINGMILEFKEQN
- a CDS encoding LytR/AlgR family response regulator transcription factor; protein product: MKILIVEDEEMAAKKLTKTLTSVEPGATVVGVTSSIWETVAWLRSNEPGQPDAPDLILMDIELADGQSFQIFNEIDVTCTVIFTTSYDEYAIKAFKVNSIDYLLKPVQADELQAALEKFHRLKAHYQSIRAEHPLSVEKLVQQIQQQLQPREYRQRFLVTYAHKLIAVDTQQIAYFFSDNKMNQFKTVDGRKIAIDYTLDELETMLNPSQFFRINRSFLVSVGSVDQIQPYFGNRLAVQLKPVIDKDVIVSREKLTPFKDWMGK
- a CDS encoding sensor histidine kinase, which encodes MTNHPLKPVDDRWVRISGISLLLLLDLYSAQTFVHSFGLATVKAVLEFLVLTTITWEVNRWILVRFRNWFPLLSETKKRILLVLPVCWVASVLVDWLDMFVVNSTGYHAPYPLTSYINSIPGALIYCVLIVGVQEAAYYFARLIKAEKETEALKKENLQTQLESLKQQVSPHFLFNSLNTLSYLIGDDAKQAEKFLDELSKVYRYLLRNNENELTNLATEMQFIRSYFHLLKTRYGDSLHLQLAIEPRFEAYLLPSLTLQLLLENAVKHNIIHKTQPLTVQIITRPDGLLTVKNNLQKKVQNVPSTRIGLANIAAKFRLLNQREITVEETELEFAVTVPLMTG
- a CDS encoding nuclear transport factor 2 family protein; protein product: MNKLIIFALIVWATHRKAHGQSAVPTLATDFQSLVEAERAFAAYTEQEGIKAGFSRFLSPEAVVVVQGKFAIGKPLYEKAPFIPGILSWRPVYADIAASGDFGYTTGPFEVRATSKTDTPTGFGHYTTVWQKNDAGVWEAIADVGVIHDAPRQTIAHLIPPATFNQKLLEKVDTLSRQTELQIAEQKLGQLARNYSLQAAYDYALAGGQAVRLYRAGDLPVTGADASANRETATAIYTLSRVAVASSGDMGIAYGYVEYQQKKGPFLRIWKRQSDSSWKVVHEVLDL
- the recJ gene encoding single-stranded-DNA-specific exonuclease RecJ, with the protein product MIAQPPPPQKRWISKNFPSSAEQRSAIESLTQSLNVSPFLAALLVQRGIHTFDEARSFFRPEIGHLHDPFAMKDMDRAVKRLQRAMRPEQPEKILVYGDYDVDGTTSVAMVYGFLKNYHSAIDYYIPDRYKEGYGISQQGIQWAAENGFTLIIALDCGIKSIDRVAEAKALGVDFIICDHHRPGLDIPDAAAVLDPKRDDCAYPYKELSGCGVGFKLLHAFCLRQQIDLGELYPYLDLVAVSIASDIVPLTGENRVLAYFGLKYINSSPRTGLKALIKIAGFSRELDITNVVFGLGPRINAAGRIQHAKAAVQLLLAESEEEADAFAMAINKHNNSRREFDSTITEQALSMIRQNETMLTAKTTVLYDANWHKGVIGIVASRCIEHFHRPTIILTQSHDKAAGSARSVPGFDVYEAIEECADLLEQFGGHTFAAGMTMPVDNIDAFRQKFEEVVSRKIKEEHLTPLIDIDLPIDFSEINDKLFRILRQMGPFGPHNMQPVFMTEDVYLVSDPVIMKEKHLKISVRQGRTGHTLTGVGFGFGHMADQLRYGKPFSICYQVEQNVYNGNVSLQLMLKDIRC
- a CDS encoding DUF2141 domain-containing protein, which encodes MLILLSALSLFMSGGEPVKSPKKANLQVDIQNVRTMKGDVYVALFNAKNAFPEGKPLEGKKLEVKEKSVHTTFSVDPGDYAIAVYHDENGNGKMDKRVFGIPKEPYGFSNNFRPTMSAPKFSDCQFSVGDGGKSISIKLN
- a CDS encoding leucine-rich repeat domain-containing protein encodes the protein MRKSFTLFFLFIVLVSACRKADDPQPDQPPVNRAPAAFSVSAKQAAVDADVILTWTKAKDPDGDPVTYAVVWKDTLAKNLTDTTYTLKNVGYTAVLSGTVVATDSKKATTTAVFSFTTGAYPYSAIPDANFEKALIELGIDDVQDGKVLTANAQKVTQLNLSSKGIKSLQGIEVFSNLTILGLPANSLTTLDISKNTALTVLDCSFNQLTALDVSKNTLLVELNCSSDHLTSLDLSNNSKLTKLSCGTDAIVSPGINLTSLDLSKNPALTYLSFGGSRVGSVDVSKNTALTYLDCSSLGSLDVSKNTALTYLYCSGLSSLDVSNNTALTYLSCGYGTLATLDVSKNGALERLECSRTNLAALDVSKNPKLTRLYCAGNKLATLNVTNTTALTFLSCYENQLTALDLRSNSKLAEMFCGKNNIRTICVSSLSVVTKDWSKDASANYQVCQ